A genomic region of Xanthomonas fragariae contains the following coding sequences:
- a CDS encoding TonB-dependent receptor plug domain-containing protein: MAQSQDNVTQLNKVTVTGSLIPRAKVETATPVFSITAQDIQRRGFKDVYDVLRSQPMATGAVQDGQFSNGFTAGAKSLRLLGLDPGFTLVLIDGRPMADYPLLYNGQSNFVDLASVPVGMVERIDVAPGNQSSIYGSSAIAGVVNIILKKHIDGVQMNYRMSTYDGGGGNNQRVQLTGGSTIGKADIVWGLQLNNQDPIYGYQRRHFDSTSDNPDPTLRYGSRIVLHNTLTTYIDPGSANCDALGRLFNSSVQYDNNPNRGNFCSSRTEPGYASILNKERSASGYANLSYAFNDNTEGYATLLLNRTKVEVNSGPRFWQASSDTGGLFYNQNSQQLEGYQHAFAPEETGNLDFNNDRQTADSYNIAAGVKGGLGSSNWTYDAYYARAEYRIDSRQQWPLADRIEDFFREQFLGAQQGEYAGYPIYSPNDANFYRALTPAQYRSFNDESRTKSRTWTQNLNLQLTNTELFNLPAGAVGVAGVLQAGNQYWGNPTDQRVIAGDFYQLTGTQGSGKRDNWAAAFETGVPILSTLNANLSGRFDDYKNQGSGGDSKFTYKAALEFRPIDSLLFRGNYATAFKAPDMAFSFAGDGGFFQYVNDYYRCAVEEPGVRINDCTYSGTSIQGRRSGNPDLQSITAKSWGYGVVWSPSARFSVNADYYNIKLQQKVSDLSSDNLLQTESACRLGSLDISSPTCVDTLSRIERTAADTPVPNRLSRIRINPVNISNEEISGLLAKGTYNWATESWGLFVFDAQYNLTLKHESQQFPQDPVRDLLNEPFFSSDFRSIANASVTWQKDAWTTTLFGQRNGRTPNAAAQQSIDGYAVEDAGKLGAWTTVNATVDYAVNDDISLTMTVNNVANTRPPRDRTNTSYPYYNIFNYTGYGRSYMLELNWRFGAH; the protein is encoded by the coding sequence ATGGCACAGAGCCAGGACAACGTGACGCAATTGAACAAGGTCACCGTGACAGGCTCGCTGATTCCCAGGGCCAAGGTCGAAACCGCCACCCCGGTGTTCTCCATCACCGCCCAGGATATCCAGCGGCGCGGCTTCAAGGATGTCTACGACGTGCTGCGCTCGCAGCCGATGGCCACCGGCGCGGTGCAGGACGGGCAGTTCAGCAACGGCTTCACCGCTGGCGCCAAATCGCTGAGACTGCTCGGTCTAGATCCGGGCTTCACCCTGGTGCTGATCGACGGCCGGCCGATGGCCGATTACCCGCTGCTCTACAACGGCCAGAGCAACTTCGTCGATCTGGCCAGCGTGCCGGTGGGGATGGTCGAACGCATCGATGTGGCGCCCGGCAACCAGTCCTCGATCTACGGATCCAGCGCGATTGCCGGTGTGGTCAACATCATCTTGAAAAAGCACATCGACGGTGTGCAGATGAATTACCGCATGAGCACCTACGACGGGGGTGGCGGCAACAACCAGCGCGTCCAGCTCACCGGCGGCAGCACCATCGGCAAGGCCGATATCGTCTGGGGCCTGCAGCTCAACAATCAGGACCCGATCTACGGCTACCAGCGGCGCCATTTCGATTCCACCTCCGACAACCCGGACCCGACCTTGCGTTATGGCTCGCGCATCGTGCTGCACAACACGCTGACCACCTACATCGACCCAGGTTCCGCAAACTGCGATGCGCTGGGCCGGCTATTCAACAGCTCGGTGCAATACGACAATAACCCCAACCGCGGCAACTTCTGCAGCAGCCGCACCGAGCCCGGCTACGCCAGCATCCTCAACAAGGAACGCAGCGCAAGCGGCTATGCAAATCTGTCCTACGCCTTCAACGACAACACCGAAGGCTACGCGACGCTGCTGCTCAATCGCACCAAGGTGGAGGTCAACAGCGGTCCGCGCTTCTGGCAGGCCTCGTCCGACACCGGTGGCTTGTTTTACAACCAGAACAGCCAGCAGCTGGAAGGTTACCAGCACGCCTTCGCGCCTGAAGAGACCGGCAACCTGGACTTCAACAACGATCGCCAAACGGCCGATTCGTACAACATCGCCGCCGGCGTCAAGGGTGGGCTGGGCAGCAGCAACTGGACCTACGATGCGTACTACGCACGCGCCGAATACCGTATCGACAGTCGCCAGCAATGGCCACTGGCCGACCGCATCGAAGACTTCTTCCGCGAACAGTTCCTTGGCGCCCAACAAGGCGAGTACGCCGGCTACCCGATCTATTCGCCCAACGATGCCAACTTCTATCGCGCGCTGACGCCAGCGCAGTACCGCAGCTTCAACGATGAGAGCCGCACCAAGTCCAGGACCTGGACCCAGAACCTCAACTTGCAGCTCACCAACACCGAGCTATTCAACTTGCCGGCCGGTGCGGTCGGTGTGGCCGGCGTGCTGCAGGCCGGCAACCAGTATTGGGGAAACCCCACCGACCAGCGGGTGATCGCTGGCGACTTCTATCAGCTGACCGGCACCCAGGGCAGCGGCAAGCGCGACAACTGGGCAGCGGCGTTCGAGACGGGCGTGCCGATCCTCAGCACGCTGAACGCCAATTTGTCCGGTCGCTTCGACGACTACAAGAACCAGGGCAGCGGTGGCGATTCCAAATTCACCTACAAGGCTGCGCTGGAATTCCGTCCGATCGATTCGCTGTTGTTCCGCGGCAACTACGCCACCGCGTTCAAGGCCCCGGACATGGCGTTCTCCTTCGCTGGCGATGGCGGCTTCTTTCAGTACGTCAACGACTATTACCGCTGCGCGGTGGAAGAGCCCGGCGTGCGGATTAACGACTGCACTTACAGCGGCACCAGCATTCAGGGCCGCAGGTCCGGTAACCCGGACCTACAGTCGATCACCGCCAAATCCTGGGGCTATGGCGTGGTGTGGTCGCCCAGCGCGCGCTTCAGCGTCAATGCCGACTACTACAACATCAAGCTCCAGCAGAAAGTCAGCGACCTGAGCAGCGACAATCTGCTACAGACCGAGTCGGCCTGCCGCCTGGGCAGCCTGGATATCAGCTCGCCCACCTGCGTGGACACGCTGTCGCGTATCGAGCGCACCGCAGCCGATACACCGGTGCCGAACCGTTTGAGCCGCATCCGCATCAACCCGGTCAACATCTCCAACGAGGAGATTTCCGGCCTGCTGGCCAAGGGCACCTACAACTGGGCCACCGAATCGTGGGGCTTGTTCGTGTTCGATGCGCAATACAATCTCACGCTCAAGCACGAAAGCCAGCAGTTCCCGCAAGACCCGGTGCGCGATCTGCTCAATGAGCCTTTCTTCTCCTCGGATTTCCGCAGCATCGCCAATGCCTCGGTGACGTGGCAAAAGGATGCCTGGACCACCACGCTGTTCGGTCAACGCAATGGCCGCACGCCCAACGCCGCAGCCCAGCAAAGCATCGATGGGTATGCAGTGGAAGACGCAGGCAAGCTAGGCGCATGGACCACCGTCAATGCAACGGTGGACTATGCGGTCAATGACGATATATCGCTGACCATGACGGTCAACAATGTGGCCAACACCCGGCCACCACGCGACCGCACCAACACCAGCTACCCCTACTACAACATCTTCAACTACACCGGCTATGGCCGCTCCTACATGCTGGAATTGAACTGGCGCTTCGGCGCGCATTGA
- a CDS encoding Sua5/YciO/YrdC/YwlC family protein, translating into MEHTLSLDSAIAALTQGGVIAYPTEAVWGLGCDPRQQAAVLRLLEIKCRPVDKGVIVVASSVEALRDWVDFDALEPARKREVLASWPGPHTWILPVIAQVPRWVTGEHDGLAVRISAHPVVAALCAAWGAPLVSTSANLAGEPPARSRQALAPALLAGIDGVVEGEVGALAQPTQIRDARTGQILRD; encoded by the coding sequence ATGGAGCACACGCTCAGCTTGGATAGTGCCATCGCTGCCCTGACCCAGGGCGGCGTGATCGCCTATCCCACCGAAGCGGTGTGGGGATTGGGTTGCGACCCGCGCCAGCAAGCCGCTGTGTTGCGGCTGCTGGAGATCAAGTGCCGCCCGGTCGACAAAGGCGTGATCGTAGTGGCTTCCAGCGTGGAGGCGTTGCGCGACTGGGTGGACTTCGACGCGCTGGAGCCTGCACGTAAGCGAGAGGTTCTGGCCAGCTGGCCTGGCCCGCATACCTGGATACTCCCCGTCATCGCCCAGGTGCCACGCTGGGTCACTGGAGAACATGATGGGCTGGCGGTGCGTATCAGCGCCCACCCGGTGGTCGCGGCGCTCTGCGCCGCCTGGGGCGCTCCGCTGGTATCCACCAGCGCCAACCTCGCCGGTGAGCCGCCCGCGCGCAGCCGGCAGGCGCTGGCCCCCGCCCTGCTAGCCGGCATCGATGGCGTGGTGGAGGGCGAGGTAGGCGCATTGGCGCAGCCAACCCAGATCCGCGATGCACGGACCGGGCAGATCCTGCGCGACTGA
- a CDS encoding DNA topoisomerase I has translation MPKHLLIVESPAKAKTINKYLGKDFTVLASYGHVRDLVPKEGAVDPDNGFAMRYDLIEKNEKHVEAIARAAKSADDIFLATDPDREGEAISWHIAEILKERGLLEGKPMQRVVFTEITPRAIKEAMLKPRAIAADLVDAQQARRALDYLVGFNLSPVLWRKVQRGLSAGRVQSPALRMIVEREEEIEAFIAREYWSIDAHCRHPSQPFQARLIKLDGQKFEQFTVTDGDTAEAARLRIQQAAQGVLHVTDVASKERKRRPAPPFTTSTLQQEASRKLGFTTRKTMQVAQKLYEGVALGDEGSVGLISYMRTDSVNLSQDALAEIRDVIARDFGTASLPDQPNAYTTKSKNAQEAHEAVRPTSALRTPAQVAGFLSDDERRLYELIWRRAVACQMIPATLNTVSVDLSAGSQHVFRASGTTVVVAGFLAVYEEGKDTKSSEDEDEGRKLPLMKAGDNIPLDRIVTDQHFTQPPPRFTEAALVKALEEYGIGRPSTYASIIQTLQFRKYVEMEGRSFRPTDVGRAVSKFLSGHFTRYVDYDFTAKLEDDLDAVSRGEAEWIPLMEKFWGPFKQLVEDKKDSLDKTDAGSVRVLGADPVSGKEVSARIGRFGPMVQIGTVEDEEKPTFASLRPGQSIYSISIEDALELFKMPRALGQDKEQDVSVGIGRFGPFVRRGSVYASLKKEDDPYTIDLERAVFLIEEKEEIARNRVIKDFEGSDIQVLNGRFGPYISDGKLNGKIPKDREPSSLTFEEVQQLLADTGKPVRKGFGAKKATLKKNAVRDSSPKKPAVKKTATKTATTKTADKKLTARKTTAKKATKRVVKKTLSKAAG, from the coding sequence ATGCCCAAGCACCTGCTCATCGTCGAATCGCCCGCCAAGGCCAAGACGATCAATAAATACCTCGGCAAGGACTTCACCGTCCTGGCCTCGTATGGGCACGTGCGCGACTTGGTCCCCAAGGAGGGCGCGGTCGATCCGGACAACGGCTTTGCGATGCGTTACGACCTGATCGAAAAGAACGAGAAACATGTCGAAGCCATTGCGCGTGCCGCCAAGAGCGCCGACGACATCTTTCTGGCGACCGACCCGGACCGCGAGGGTGAGGCGATCAGCTGGCACATCGCCGAGATCCTGAAAGAGCGAGGCCTGCTCGAGGGCAAGCCGATGCAGCGGGTGGTTTTCACCGAGATCACCCCGCGCGCAATCAAGGAAGCGATGCTCAAGCCGCGCGCGATCGCTGCCGATCTGGTGGATGCGCAGCAGGCGCGCCGCGCGCTCGACTATCTGGTGGGCTTCAACTTGTCGCCGGTGCTGTGGCGCAAGGTACAGCGCGGCCTGTCCGCCGGCCGCGTGCAGTCGCCGGCGCTGCGCATGATCGTCGAGCGCGAAGAAGAGATCGAAGCCTTCATTGCGCGCGAATACTGGTCCATCGATGCGCATTGCCGACATCCGTCGCAGCCGTTCCAAGCGCGTCTGATCAAGCTGGACGGGCAGAAATTCGAACAGTTCACAGTCACTGACGGCGACACCGCCGAAGCGGCGCGGCTGCGCATCCAGCAGGCTGCACAAGGCGTGCTGCATGTCACCGATGTGGCCAGCAAGGAGCGCAAGCGCCGCCCTGCCCCGCCGTTCACCACCTCCACGCTGCAACAGGAAGCCTCGCGCAAGCTCGGCTTCACCACCCGCAAGACCATGCAGGTGGCGCAGAAATTGTACGAAGGTGTCGCGCTCGGCGATGAAGGCTCGGTCGGTCTGATCAGCTATATGCGTACCGACTCGGTGAACCTGTCGCAGGACGCGCTGGCCGAAATCCGCGACGTCATCGCGCGCGACTTCGGCACCGCCTCGTTGCCGGATCAGCCCAACGCCTACACCACCAAATCCAAGAACGCGCAGGAAGCGCATGAAGCGGTGCGTCCGACCTCGGCACTGCGCACGCCGGCACAGGTGGCGGGCTTTTTGTCCGACGACGAGCGCCGCTTGTATGAACTGATCTGGCGCCGCGCGGTCGCCTGCCAGATGATCCCGGCCACGCTCAATACCGTCAGCGTCGATCTGTCCGCCGGCAGTCAACACGTGTTCCGCGCCAGCGGCACCACCGTGGTGGTCGCAGGTTTTCTTGCAGTCTACGAAGAAGGCAAGGACACCAAGAGCAGCGAGGACGAGGACGAAGGCCGCAAGCTGCCGCTGATGAAGGCTGGCGACAATATCCCGTTGGACCGCATCGTCACCGATCAGCATTTCACCCAGCCGCCGCCGCGCTTCACCGAAGCGGCGCTGGTCAAGGCGCTGGAGGAATACGGCATCGGCCGCCCGTCCACCTACGCCTCGATCATCCAGACCCTGCAGTTCCGCAAGTATGTGGAAATGGAGGGCCGCAGCTTCCGCCCCACCGACGTGGGCCGCGCGGTGTCCAAGTTCCTTTCCGGGCATTTCACCCGCTACGTGGATTACGACTTCACCGCCAAGCTCGAAGACGATCTGGATGCAGTCTCGCGTGGCGAAGCGGAATGGATCCCGTTGATGGAGAAGTTCTGGGGCCCGTTCAAGCAACTGGTCGAGGACAAAAAGGATTCGCTGGACAAGACCGATGCCGGCAGCGTGCGCGTGCTCGGCGCCGATCCGGTCAGCGGCAAGGAAGTCAGCGCACGTATCGGCCGCTTCGGTCCGATGGTGCAGATCGGCACCGTCGAAGACGAAGAAAAACCCACCTTCGCCTCGCTGCGACCCGGCCAGAGCATCTATTCGATTTCTATCGAAGACGCGCTGGAACTGTTCAAGATGCCGCGCGCCCTGGGTCAGGACAAAGAGCAGGACGTCAGCGTCGGCATCGGCCGCTTCGGCCCGTTTGTGCGCCGCGGCAGCGTGTATGCGTCGCTGAAGAAAGAGGACGACCCATACACCATCGATCTGGAGCGTGCGGTTTTCCTGATCGAAGAGAAGGAAGAGATCGCACGCAACCGCGTGATCAAGGACTTCGAAGGCAGCGACATTCAGGTGCTCAACGGCCGCTTCGGCCCATACATTAGCGATGGCAAGCTCAATGGCAAGATCCCCAAGGATCGCGAGCCGTCTTCGTTGACGTTCGAAGAAGTGCAGCAGTTGCTGGCCGACACCGGCAAGCCGGTGCGCAAGGGCTTTGGCGCGAAGAAGGCCACGCTCAAGAAGAACGCGGTCAGGGATTCCTCGCCGAAGAAACCTGCGGTCAAGAAGACCGCGACCAAGACTGCGACGACCAAGACCGCTGATAAAAAGCTGACGGCCAGGAAAACTACTGCCAAGAAAGCTACCAAGCGCGTGGTCAAGAAGACCCTCAGCAAGGCCGCGGGCTGA
- a CDS encoding IS5 family transposase (programmed frameshift), which yields MRQKTYPSDMSRERFEHILPILEQARKRTKPRRVDMYEVWCAVLYVLRTGCQWRALPSDFPKWRTVHSYFAKWSECDDEGVSLLERALKKSQVGVAREKQERNIFSRFLIVDAQSVKNTDTAGQKGYDAGKKVSGIKRHITVDTQGLLHAIAVTTAEVTDRKGALRALERCQSNLTHVQSLLCDSGYTGVPFAEGVREILGEQLTVQIAKRSELHTFKVMPKRWIVERSFAWLEKNRRLWKNCERKLNTSLQFIHLAFLALLLKRS from the exons ATGCGCCAAAAAACCTATCCGAGCGACATGAGCCGGGAGCGTTTCGAACACATCCTCCCGATCCTAGAACAAGCGCGCAAGCGCACCAAACCACGCCGAGTGGATATGTATGAGGTGTGGTGCGCAGTGTTGTACGTGCTGCGAACCGGTTGCCAATGGCGAGCGCTACCCAGCGACTTTCCGAAGTGGCGGACCGTGCACTCGTACTTTGCCAAGTGGAGCGAGTGCGACGATGAAGGAGTGAGCCTGCTGGAGCGGGCGCTCAAAAAATC TCAGGTTGGCGTGGCCCGCGAGAAACAGGAGCGCAACATCTTCAGCAGGTTCTTGATCGTGGACGCGCAGAGCGTCAAGAACACGGACACAGCCGGGCAAAAGGGATATGACGCGGGCAAAAAGGTGTCGGGCATCAAGCGGCATATCACTGTTGATACCCAGGGGTTGCTCCATGCCATCGCGGTGACGACGGCGGAGGTGACCGACCGCAAAGGTGCGCTGCGGGCGCTGGAGCGCTGTCAGTCAAACTTGACGCATGTACAAAGCCTGCTGTGCGACAGTGGTTACACCGGAGTACCGTTTGCCGAAGGCGTGCGAGAGATTCTAGGCGAGCAGCTCACGGTGCAGATTGCCAAGCGCAGCGAACTGCACACCTTCAAGGTCATGCCCAAGCGCTGGATCGTCGAGCGCAGTTTTGCCTGGCTGGAGAAAAACCGAAGGCTGTGGAAGAACTGCGAGCGCAAACTCAACACCAGCTTGCAGTTCATCCATCTGGCCTTCTTGGCGCTTCTACTCAAAAGATCGTGA
- a CDS encoding DUF494 family protein — protein sequence MKESILDVLLYLFEHYFSEDADLVRDRDSLQNGLIQAGFSPAEISKAFDWLDALSEQRPSVARPHVDGPVRIYHGPELDKLDVDCRGFLLFLEQYRILDADQRELVLDRAMALDQDELDLDDLKWVVLMVLFNQPGAEAAYAWMETQMFLDEPEPIN from the coding sequence ATGAAAGAGAGCATTCTCGATGTACTGTTGTACCTGTTTGAACATTATTTCAGCGAGGACGCGGACTTGGTCCGTGACCGTGACTCGCTTCAGAACGGCCTGATCCAAGCCGGCTTCAGTCCCGCGGAAATCAGCAAAGCCTTCGATTGGCTGGACGCGCTCTCCGAGCAGCGGCCCAGCGTCGCGCGCCCGCATGTTGATGGACCTGTCCGCATCTATCACGGCCCGGAGCTGGACAAGCTCGATGTCGACTGCCGCGGATTTCTGCTGTTTCTCGAGCAATACCGCATTCTCGACGCCGACCAGCGCGAGTTGGTGCTGGACCGCGCCATGGCATTGGACCAGGACGAGCTGGACCTGGACGACCTCAAGTGGGTGGTGTTGATGGTGTTGTTTAACCAGCCGGGTGCAGAAGCGGCCTATGCCTGGATGGAAACGCAGATGTTCCTGGACGAGCCTGAACCCATAAACTAA
- the dprA gene encoding DNA-processing protein DprA: protein MALTAPDLRALLILLLAGGRTLPRRALLTSFASPAGILEAGPDVWRSAGCNEVQSANLQTPEEQALDTALRWCEQPQHHVIGWHDPDYPALLRHIANPPLALFVDGDPNALWHPAVAVVGSRTATAGGRDHTRAFASSLASAGLGIVSGMAAGVDAIAHEAALSRPDGITVAVVGTGADVAYPPNHHRLRDRIAARGVVVSEYLPGTKPVAAHFPARNRIIAGLALGTLVVEAAMRSGALITARLAAEAGREVFALPGSLHNPLARGCHHLIRQGATLAQEPAQIIDGLGLLSGELAAALRERLAAPAELTRTTPKATSSRSDPDYHRLWQALGYDPIPMDTLVQRTGLTVAALSSMLLIMELEGDVVTEHGRYTRNP, encoded by the coding sequence ATGGCCCTGACCGCTCCCGATTTGCGTGCACTTTTAATACTGCTCCTGGCTGGTGGCCGCACCCTGCCACGCCGTGCGCTACTGACGTCTTTCGCTTCACCAGCCGGGATCCTGGAGGCCGGGCCTGATGTCTGGCGCTCTGCTGGCTGCAACGAGGTCCAATCGGCGAACCTGCAGACACCTGAAGAACAAGCCCTGGACACAGCGTTGCGCTGGTGCGAGCAGCCACAGCATCACGTGATCGGTTGGCACGATCCGGACTACCCGGCCCTGCTGCGCCATATCGCCAATCCACCACTAGCGTTGTTCGTCGACGGCGACCCGAACGCGCTGTGGCATCCGGCCGTCGCGGTGGTTGGTAGCCGCACGGCCACGGCGGGAGGTCGCGACCACACCCGCGCGTTCGCCTCCAGTCTGGCGAGCGCCGGGCTGGGCATCGTCAGCGGCATGGCGGCAGGCGTGGATGCGATCGCACACGAGGCTGCACTTTCTCGCCCTGACGGCATCACCGTGGCGGTGGTCGGCACCGGCGCCGACGTGGCCTATCCCCCTAACCATCACCGCTTGCGCGACCGCATCGCTGCACGCGGCGTAGTGGTTAGCGAGTACCTGCCCGGGACCAAGCCGGTTGCGGCGCACTTCCCGGCCCGCAACCGGATCATCGCCGGGCTGGCCTTGGGCACCTTGGTAGTCGAAGCGGCGATGCGCTCGGGTGCGCTGATCACCGCGCGTCTGGCGGCCGAGGCTGGGCGCGAGGTATTCGCCTTGCCCGGTTCGCTGCACAATCCGCTCGCGCGCGGCTGCCATCACTTGATCCGGCAAGGCGCCACCCTCGCACAGGAACCTGCCCAAATCATCGACGGCCTGGGCCTGCTGTCAGGCGAATTGGCCGCCGCCTTGCGCGAGCGCCTGGCCGCCCCCGCCGAGTTGACCAGAACAACGCCGAAAGCCACTTCTTCGCGTTCGGACCCCGACTACCATCGCTTGTGGCAGGCACTGGGCTATGACCCAATCCCTATGGATACATTGGTGCAACGCACCGGATTGACGGTTGCCGCGCTGTCCTCCATGCTACTGATCATGGAACTGGAGGGAGACGTGGTCACCGAGCACGGTCGCTATACCCGCAATCCCTAG
- a CDS encoding LysM peptidoglycan-binding domain-containing protein, translating into MLNRLRTVVAVAMLTVATYAAAQAVGEHPDTYVVRKGDTLWDIAGRFLRKPWLWPEIWQANPQIENPHLIYPGDVISLAYLDRVAKGTVQPGPRQEAPINAIPLADVEPFLKSQRVTDNVDRLPYVVGLEGGRSRATTGQVAYVVGLEGAQPGQRFAVVRPTVKFSLPKHNEDLDAVGNITAGSGNIWKNYIAPSTRGEFLGYEMAQVNVGTITRSAAGGNSKAATLLLQDSGREVRAGDRIVAVEAQPYDLQFIPHPPSEQALQTELRVLAISDAFTVGGTRDVIAISGGAREGINNGTVFSIWRKGRTVSDRIKHSRFSRTDDDFSGPAGSTVGLPDEYASHAMVFRTFDKVSYALVMESVKPTGLGYFVKHPDAR; encoded by the coding sequence ATGTTGAACCGACTTCGTACGGTCGTCGCTGTGGCGATGCTGACCGTCGCGACCTACGCTGCGGCGCAAGCGGTGGGCGAACATCCAGATACTTACGTGGTCCGCAAGGGGGATACCCTTTGGGACATCGCTGGGCGTTTTCTGCGAAAGCCGTGGCTGTGGCCGGAAATCTGGCAAGCCAATCCGCAGATCGAGAATCCGCATCTGATCTATCCGGGTGACGTGATCAGCCTGGCCTACCTGGACCGCGTCGCCAAGGGCACTGTTCAGCCCGGCCCGCGTCAGGAAGCACCTATCAACGCGATTCCGTTGGCAGACGTCGAGCCATTTTTGAAGAGTCAGCGCGTGACCGACAACGTCGACCGCTTGCCGTATGTGGTTGGTCTGGAAGGCGGGCGTTCGCGTGCCACCACCGGTCAGGTTGCCTACGTGGTCGGTCTGGAAGGCGCACAGCCGGGTCAGCGCTTTGCAGTGGTACGCCCGACGGTGAAGTTCAGCCTGCCCAAACACAACGAGGACCTAGATGCGGTCGGCAATATCACTGCTGGCTCCGGCAACATCTGGAAGAACTACATCGCGCCGAGCACGCGCGGTGAGTTCCTCGGCTATGAAATGGCGCAGGTCAACGTCGGCACCATCACTCGCAGCGCAGCGGGCGGCAACTCCAAGGCGGCGACGCTGCTGTTGCAGGACAGCGGTCGCGAAGTGCGGGCCGGCGATCGCATCGTCGCAGTCGAAGCGCAGCCGTACGATCTGCAGTTCATTCCGCATCCACCGTCGGAACAGGCGTTGCAGACCGAGTTGCGCGTGCTGGCCATCTCCGATGCGTTCACCGTCGGCGGTACGCGCGATGTGATCGCCATCTCCGGTGGCGCACGCGAAGGCATCAACAACGGCACGGTGTTCTCGATCTGGCGCAAAGGCCGCACGGTCAGCGACCGGATCAAGCACTCGCGCTTCTCGCGAACCGACGATGACTTCAGCGGCCCGGCCGGCTCCACCGTTGGCCTGCCCGACGAATACGCCTCGCATGCGATGGTGTTCCGCACCTTCGACAAGGTCAGCTATGCGCTGGTGATGGAAAGCGTCAAGCCGACCGGCCTGGGTTATTTCGTCAAGCATCCAGACGCGCGGTAA
- the def gene encoding peptide deformylase has translation MALLPILEFPDPRLRTKAVQVDAAEVTSPAFQTLLDDMFQTMYEAPGIGLAASQVDVHKRFMVIDVSDEKNLPQVFINPEIVSKQGEQLNQEGCLSVPGIYADVSRADAITVRYFDRQGQAQELSTDGLLAVCIQHEMDHLDGKLFVDYLSPLKREMVRKKLAKQRKHVA, from the coding sequence ATGGCTTTGCTCCCTATTCTCGAATTTCCCGACCCGCGGCTGCGTACCAAGGCAGTGCAGGTCGATGCTGCCGAGGTTACCAGCCCGGCGTTTCAGACTTTGCTCGACGACATGTTCCAGACCATGTACGAGGCACCCGGCATCGGCCTGGCCGCCAGTCAGGTGGACGTGCATAAGCGTTTCATGGTGATCGACGTCAGCGACGAGAAAAACCTCCCGCAAGTGTTCATCAATCCGGAAATCGTGAGCAAGCAAGGCGAGCAGCTGAATCAGGAAGGCTGCCTCTCGGTGCCGGGTATCTATGCCGATGTCAGCCGCGCCGATGCAATCACGGTGCGTTATTTCGACCGTCAAGGACAGGCGCAAGAACTGAGCACCGACGGCCTGCTGGCGGTGTGCATCCAGCATGAAATGGACCATCTGGACGGCAAGTTGTTCGTGGATTATCTGTCGCCGCTCAAGCGCGAGATGGTGCGCAAGAAGCTGGCCAAACAGCGCAAGCATGTGGCCTGA
- the fmt gene encoding methionyl-tRNA formyltransferase, producing the protein MKIVFAGTPDFAVASLRAAAQRHEVVAVYTQPDRPAGRGRGLTPSPVKMEAIARGIPVFQPQTLRSPEALATLRALNADLMVVVAYGLILPKAVLAAPTHGCWNLHASLLPRWRGAAPIQRAIEAGDTETGVCLMQMEAGLDTGPVLLSQRLEIGEQETGGQLHDRLAALGAQVLSDGLGLLRAGIRPVVQPQPAEGVTYAHKLDKAQARLDWAQPAQELARRVRAFNPWPVAEAILAGERVRLHGAVALDLAHQQPPGRLLAASKQGIDIACGEGALRVRVLQREGGKAITAADYLNARRDLPALR; encoded by the coding sequence ATGAAAATCGTATTTGCCGGTACGCCGGATTTCGCCGTCGCGTCGTTGCGCGCTGCCGCGCAGCGGCATGAAGTGGTTGCTGTCTATACCCAACCGGATCGGCCTGCTGGCCGCGGTCGTGGGCTGACGCCGTCGCCGGTCAAGATGGAAGCGATCGCGCGTGGCATTCCGGTGTTCCAACCGCAGACCCTGCGTTCGCCCGAGGCGTTGGCCACACTGCGTGCGCTCAATGCCGATTTGATGGTGGTGGTTGCCTACGGTTTGATCCTGCCCAAGGCCGTGCTGGCCGCGCCAACCCATGGCTGCTGGAACTTGCATGCTTCGCTCCTGCCGCGTTGGCGTGGCGCCGCGCCGATCCAGCGCGCGATCGAGGCCGGCGATACCGAAACCGGGGTGTGCCTGATGCAGATGGAAGCCGGTTTGGATACCGGCCCGGTGCTGCTGTCGCAACGGCTGGAAATCGGTGAGCAGGAAACCGGCGGGCAGCTGCACGATCGCCTGGCCGCGCTGGGCGCGCAGGTGCTATCCGATGGCCTGGGTTTGCTGCGTGCCGGCATTCGCCCGGTCGTGCAACCGCAGCCTGCCGAAGGCGTGACCTACGCGCACAAGTTGGACAAGGCGCAGGCACGCCTGGATTGGGCACAGCCGGCACAGGAACTGGCGCGGCGCGTGCGTGCATTCAATCCGTGGCCGGTGGCCGAGGCGATCCTGGCCGGCGAGCGCGTGCGCTTGCATGGCGCGGTGGCGCTGGATCTGGCCCACCAGCAGCCGCCGGGCAGGTTGCTCGCGGCCAGCAAGCAGGGCATCGACATCGCATGCGGTGAGGGCGCGCTGCGGGTGCGCGTGTTGCAGCGCGAGGGCGGTAAAGCGATCACTGCTGCCGATTACCTCAACGCGCGCCGCGATCTCCCGGCGCTGCGCTGA